DNA from Nitrospina gracilis Nb-211:
GCCACGCCGAAGAGGTGGTGGAAATGCACGACAGTCCGAGCAAAGCATTGCGGACGAAAAAAAAGTCCTCCATGAAAGTGGGGCTGGAACTGGTCAAGGAAGGGGAGGGCGAAGCGTTCATCAGCGCCGGCAATACCGGTGCGGTGCTTGCGTACTCCACCATCATCCTGCGTCCGCTCAAGGGCGTGGACCGTCCGGCCATCGCCATTCAACTGCCTACTTTGCAGGGATCGTCGATCCTCCTGGATGCCGGAGCGAACGTGGATTGCAAATCCAATCAGCTGTTCCAGTTCGGGATCATGGGCCATGTGTACGCCAAGTACATCCTCGGCAAGGACGAGCCGGGCGTGGGACTGCTCAGCATTGGTGAGGAAGACGGCAAGGGCAATGAAGTGACGAAGGAAACCTTCCGCTGGCTTTCCAAGTCGCACATCCGCTTCATCGGCAACGTGGAAGCGAAGGAAGTGTACCGCGGCAACGCCGACGTCATCGTCTGTGACGGCTTCACCGGCAACGTGGCGCTCAAGATCAGCGAAAGCCTGGCGGAAATGATCGGCACCAACCTGAAAACCCTGTTCACCAGCGGCATCGTGCCGAAGATGGGTTTTCTGATGTTGAAAGGCCGCCTGCGCGAATTCAAAAAATCGGTGGACTACTCGGAGAAGGGCGGTGCGCCTCTGCTCGGCGTGAACGGCGTGGTCATCATCGCTCACGGCAGTTCCAATGCCAAGGCAGTGAAAAATGCGATCCTCCGCGCCCACGAATTTGTCGAAAAGAAGGTCAACCAGCATATTCGCGAAGACATCGAATACAATCTGGACAGCAAGGGTTCATTCTGGCAACACATTAAGGAAATAGTTGCCGGGCACGACGAGAACGGAGGCGTTCCGAATAAGGTGCCTCCCGTTCCCAAAAACGCGCTGGATGAAACCGGTGACGATCTGGAATCTGAATCCACGACGGAAGAAACACCCACGGAAGAGCCGGACAAACCGTAACCGGCGCACCCAACCTTTTTTTCCTATCTATGAACGTACGATCACCCTTTAATGCGGAGTTGGCCGGGACGGGAATGTATGTGCCCGACAACGTAGTCACCAACTTCGATCTCGAAAAAAATCTCGACACCTCCGACGAATGGATCCGCACCCGCACCGGGATTGTGGAACGGCGCATCGCTCGCAAGGACGAGTCCGCGTCCACCATGGGCATCGCCGCCTCGATGATGGCGCTCAAAAACGCCGGACTGGAGGCGGGCGACCTCGACATGGTCATTGTTTGCACCTCGACGCCGGACGTCATTTACCCCGCTACCGCCTGCTTCGTGCAAAAGGAGTTGGGTGCGAAGAAGGCGGCGGCGTACGACATCTCCGCTGTCTGCTCCGGCTTCGTCTTCGGCCTTTCCATCGCTGAGCAGTACATCAAAAGCGGCCGTTATGAAAACATTCTCGTCATCGGCACCGAAGTCAACTCGCGTGTCATGGACTGGACCGACCGCACCACCTGCGTGCTGTTCGGCGACGGAGCGGGCGCGGCGGTTCTCCGCCGTACCGAAAAGCCGGAACCCTGTGGCATCCTGTCCTCGCACATTTATTCCGACGGCACGCAGTCGGACCTGTTGATCGTGCCGGGCGGCATCGGCAAAACTTCGTTCACGTATCAGGCTATAGACGATAAACTGTATTGTCTCAAAATGTCCGGTCAGTCCACGTTCAAGGTGGCGGTCAAGCGGATGAGCGAGGTGTCGCGCGAAGCGCTGGCGCACAATGGTTTGACCAACGATGATGTCGATCTCGTGGTGCCGCACCAGGCCAACCGGCGCATCATCGAAGCGGTGGCGGAGAAGCTCGAGGCGCCGTTGGAAAAAGTTTTCGTCAACATACACAAATACGGCAATACGGGTTCCGCCTCCATTCCCATCGCTCTCCATGAGGCGCGGGAAGCCGGTCGCTTGACGCCGGGCAGTATCACTCTGCTCACGGTTCTGGGAGCCGGATTGACGTGGGGATCGGTGGTGATCAAATGGTAAAAACCGCGTTCGTGTTTCCCGGGCAGGGTTCCCAGTTTGTTGGTATGGGTCAGGATTTTTATGACTCCGACTCAGAATGCCGCCGGATGTTTGAGGAAGCCGATGAAATCCTGGGGGACCACATCAGCCAGGTGTGCTTTCAGGGGCCTGAAGAAAAGCTGAAACTCACTGAAAATACACAGCCTGCGCTTTTGATCCACAGTATAATTGCCTTGAAACGGCTCCGCGATCATGGTATTAATTCCGTGCTGGCGGCGGGTCACAGCCTGGGCGAATTCTCTGCCTTGGTGTGTGCCGGAACCCTTGGTTTCGGGGATGCCGTGCATCTCGTTCGTCAGCGCGGGCGATTCATGCAGGAAGCAGTCCCTGTCGGTGTTGGCGCCATGGCGGCCATCATTGGATTGCCCGCTGACCAGGTCCAGCAACTCTGCCTTTCGGCGTCCTCCGGGGATGCCATCGTTCAACCCGCAAACCTCAACAGTCCGGAGCAAATCGTCATTGCCGGTCACAAGGAACCGGTGGAGGCTGTCTCGGAACAGGCGCGTGAACAGGGGGCGAAGAAAGTCGTGATTCTACCCGTCAGCGCGCCCTTTCACTGCAAGCTGATGGAACCCGCGGCGGCCCGTCTGAAGGCAGAGATGGAAAAAGTCGAGTTCAAGGATGCCGGCATTCCCGTCGTGACCAACGTGGAGGCCGCACCAAACACCTCCGGCGCTAAAGCGCGGGAGCTTTTGTTTCAGCAGGTGTGCTCTCCCGTGCGATGGGCGGAAACCATGCAGGTTATGGTGGATCGGGGCATCGAAGCGGTGGTGGAGGTGGGATCGGGCAAGGTGCTTTCCGGCCTCATGAAACGGTTCAACAAGGACATTCGCTGTTATCAGGTCGGTGATGAGGAATCACTCGCCAAAACCGTAGCCGAATTGAAATAACTGTCGAACGGAATGGATATGGAACTTAAAGATAAAGTGGCGCTGGTGACCGGCGGCGCGCGCGGCATTGGCCAGGTGGTGGGTGAAACGCTGGCGAAGATGGGCGCGCATGTGGTGCTGGCGGACGTCAATAAGGACGGTGCCGAACAAGCCGCAGAAGCGATCTGCAAAAGCGGCGGGTCCGCTTCCGCCGCTCAGCTCAATGTGTCTTCTGTCGAGGACGTTCAAAAAGTTTTTGATTCTATCTCCAAAGAATTTAAACTGTTGGATATTTTGGTCAACAACGCCGGGATCACCCGCGATGGTTTGTTGATGCGCATGAAAGAAGAAGACTGGGACCTGGTTCTTTCCATCAACCTCAAGGGTTCTTTCCTCTGCTCTCAGCAGGCGGTCAAGCAAATGATGAAGCAAAAGGACGGGGCGATCGTCAATATCTCGTCCATCGTCGGGGTGATGGGCAACCTGGGGCAAGCCAACTATTCCGCATCCAAAGCGGGCCTGATCGGTTTGACCAAAACAACGGCCCGTGAAGTGGCGAGCCGTGGGATCCGTGTCAACGCCATTGCGCCGGGCTTCATCGATACCGACATGACGCGGCAGTTGAAAGACGATGTGCGCGAACAGCTCATCGGTCAGATCCCCATGGCGCGTCTTGGCCAGCCGCAGGACATTGCGGACAGTGTTGCGTTTCTTGTATCCGATCGGGCGCGTTACATCACCGGTCAGGTCATCAATGTTAATGGTGGGATGTTAATGTAACATCTTTGAGGAGTCTCAAAATATGTCAGTAGAACAAAAGGTAAAGGAAATTATCGTAGAACAGCTGAATGTAGATGAAAACCAGGTGAACGGAACCGCATCTTTCATTGATGACCTCGGTGCGGACTCGCTGGATACTGTGGAGCTGGTCATGGCGTTCGAGGAAGCGTTCGACATCGAAATCCCGGACGAAGAGGCCGAGAAAATCGCCACGGTTCAAAACGCCATCGATTATATCAACAGTCACACCAACTAACCCCTATCTGATATGACCCGTCGTGTTGTTGTCACAGGCCTTGGAATGCTGTCCCCGTTGGGGATTGGCGTTGATGCCAACTGGGATGCAGTATGCCAGGGAAAATCCGGCATCGACTACATCACCCGTTTCAACGCTCAGGATTTTCCGGTACGCATTGCCGGGGAAGTCCAGGGCTTCGATCCCGCAGACCACATCGAACCGAAAGAGATCAAGAAGATGGATACGTTCATCCATTACGCGGTCGCTTGTTGCCGGTTTGCGCTGAAAGACTCCGGGTTCGAAATCACCGAGGCCAACGCGGACCGGGTGGGCACGCTGATCGGCGTCGGCCTGGGCGGTTTGCCCGCCATCGAGAAGTATCACGAGGTGTATCAGAACAAGGGTGTTCGTAAAATCACCCCATTCTTCATTCCGATGCTCATTCCCAATATGGCATCGGGCCAGATTTCCATCATCTTCGGCACCCGGGGACCCAATACCTGCGTGGTGACGGCCTGCGCCAGCGGCACGCACGCCATCGGCGATGCGTATAAGATGATCCGCGACGGGGTGGTCGATGCCATGATCGCCGGTGGTTCGGAATCTGTCATCACACCGCTTGCCATCGGCGGATTCGCCGCGGCCAAGGCGCTGTCCACGCGCAATGACGATCCCAAGGGCGCGAGCCGTCCTTTCGATAAAGACCGCGACGGGTTTGTCATGGGCGAGGGGTGCGGGGTGCTGATCCTGGAGGAAATGGAGTCGGCCAAAAAACGCGGCGCACGCATTTATGCCGAAGTGGCGGGTTACGCGCTCAACAGCGACGCCTTCCACATGACGGCCCCTTCGAAGGACGGGGAAGGCGCGGCCCGGTGCATGCAACTGGCGCTGGACGATGCAAAGATGAACCCGGAGGAGGTTGATTACATCAATGCTCACGGCACGTCCACCGGGGCGGATTTTACGGAAACGACCGCCATCAAATCGGTTTTCAAGGATCATGCGCGCAAGTTGCAGATCAGCTCCACCAAGTCGATGACCGGCCATTTGCTGGGCGCTGCGGGCGGGGTGGAGGCCATCTTCAGCGTGCTGGCCATGCATCACGGTGTCATTCCACCCACCATCAATTACACAACACCGGATCCGGATTGCGATCTCGATTACGTTCCCAACGAAGCCCGGCAGGCCAAGGTGCGGGCGGCTCTTTCCAATTCCTTCGGGTTTGGTGGAACAAATGGTGTGGTGATTTTCAAACAGCCGACGGACTGATGAAATACGGTAATTCCCATGCTGTCGAAGGAACGTATCGATGAGCTGGCACAACTCCAGAAAAACCTGGGGTACACCTTTGAAGACATCCTGCTCCTGAACAAAGCCCTCACCCACAAATCCTACGTCAACGAAAAATCAGAAGCGATCAAGAACAACGAGCGGTTTGAGTTTTTAGGCGACTCCGTGCTCGACATGATCGTCAGCCATTACATGGTGAAGACCTTCCAGGATTTCTCGGAAGGCCTGCTCTCCAAAATCCGCGCGGCGGTGGTCAATGAAGCGTGCCTCGCGGGACTCGCGCGGGAAGTCCACCTGGGCGATTACCTTTTGCTCGGACGGGGGGAAGACCTCACCGGCGGCCGTGACAAGAATTCCATCCTCGCCAACGCCTTCGAAGCCGTAGCCGGAGCCATCTACTTCGACAGCAATCTGGAAACCGCCTATGGTATCCTCCTGCCCAAGTTAAAAAAAGAAATCGCTCAATATGCGAAGACCAGCCGGTTCCGCGACTTCAAAAGCGAGCTTCAGCACTTTTCGCAGAACACGCTCAACTGCATCCCGTTTTACAAAGTGGTCAAGGAAAGCGGACCCGACCACGAAAAGCAGTTCGAGGTGGCGGTGCGCACCAACGGCGAGGAACAGGGCCGGGGAACCGGGCGCAGTAAAAAGGAGGCGGAACAGGCCGCCGCCCGCAACGCATTAGAACGCCTCAATTCGGATTTTTAAAACAATGGCACGTAAGCAACGCATGATCGTTCCGATCTTCATCCCGCACCAGGGGTGCCCGTACCGGTGTGTGTTCTGCAATCAGGATGAAATTTCCGGGGCGGAACGAAGCGATGATGCGGAGCGTATCGAAAAAGCGTTTGCAACGTACTTGTCCGCACCCAACGACTGTCTGCCGCCGCACCGCGAAGCGGCGTTTTATGGCGGCACGTTCACGGGGCTTCCCGCCGTGCGGCAGGAATGGTTGTTGAGTCGCGTTCAGGAAAAAGTGAATGCGGGTCGTGTGCAGGCCATTCGCCTGTCCACGCACGCGGATTTCATCGACGACGAAAAGCTCTCGCGCCTCCGCCGGTATTCCGTGAAGACGGTGGAATTGGGCGTGCAGTCCACCGACACCGATGTGTTGAACCGTTCCGGGCGGGTGAACGCATACGACAGCGTGCCCCGCGCGGCGAAACGCATAAGACAGGCGGGATTTTCACTGGGCATTCAGTTGATGCTCGGGTTGCCCGGCGACGACGAAGCCCTTTTCCTGAAAACGGTGGATGACACCATCGCTCTGCAACCGGATTTCGTACGCATTTACCCGACGCTGGTTTTACGCGGGACGAGGCTTTACGATCTCTATGAGCAAGGCGATTATGTGCCTTGGACGTTGGAACGCACTGTAGATGTTCTGGCGGAGGGGGTACGGCGGTTCCGGCAGGCGGACATTCCGGTGATCCGCATCGGACTGCATCCGGAACCGTCCCTGCTGGAAGGCCTGGTGGCGGGTCCGCATCACCCGGCGCTCCGATCGCTGGTGGATTCCCGCATCGCCCTTGATGAACTGACGGCGTTGTTCGACGAGGCGCCCTCGCTTCCTGAAAGGGTGACGGTCCGGGTTCCGCCAAACCGGATTTCCCATTATACTGGGCACCGCAAATTCAACCTTTCGTATCTCAAATCCCGCTATCACCTGCGGGATCTTGTTTTAAGAGGACAAAACGGGTTGACGGGCATTGTGCTCGCCACCTGATATCCTGTTATTTTTTTAATTTTAAATTACCTTATAATTTTTGGGGGGAAGACATGGTAACGGTCGGTATGAATTACAAAGTCATCAGCGGCAAGGAAGAAGTATTCGAAAATGCGTTCAACAACGTGCTCAAGGTGATGGCCGAAATGGAGGGCCACACCAAGACCGGATTGTACAAGGACGTCAACGATCCCCAGCAGTACCTCATCGTTTCCGAATGGAATTCCGAGGAAGCCTACAATGCGTTTTTGAACAGCGACAAGTTTGCCGGTGTGGTGAACTGGGGCAAGGAAAACATTTTGGCCGGCCGCCCGTCGCATAACGTTTACCGGCAGT
Protein-coding regions in this window:
- the plsX gene encoding phosphate acyltransferase PlsX translates to MKIVVDAMGGDFAPQAVVEGAVLATREFGFPVILVGLSDAIQEELDKYEDAKNLPIEVRHAEEVVEMHDSPSKALRTKKKSSMKVGLELVKEGEGEAFISAGNTGAVLAYSTIILRPLKGVDRPAIAIQLPTLQGSSILLDAGANVDCKSNQLFQFGIMGHVYAKYILGKDEPGVGLLSIGEEDGKGNEVTKETFRWLSKSHIRFIGNVEAKEVYRGNADVIVCDGFTGNVALKISESLAEMIGTNLKTLFTSGIVPKMGFLMLKGRLREFKKSVDYSEKGGAPLLGVNGVVIIAHGSSNAKAVKNAILRAHEFVEKKVNQHIREDIEYNLDSKGSFWQHIKEIVAGHDENGGVPNKVPPVPKNALDETGDDLESESTTEETPTEEPDKP
- a CDS encoding beta-ketoacyl-ACP synthase III, with product MYVPDNVVTNFDLEKNLDTSDEWIRTRTGIVERRIARKDESASTMGIAASMMALKNAGLEAGDLDMVIVCTSTPDVIYPATACFVQKELGAKKAAAYDISAVCSGFVFGLSIAEQYIKSGRYENILVIGTEVNSRVMDWTDRTTCVLFGDGAGAAVLRRTEKPEPCGILSSHIYSDGTQSDLLIVPGGIGKTSFTYQAIDDKLYCLKMSGQSTFKVAVKRMSEVSREALAHNGLTNDDVDLVVPHQANRRIIEAVAEKLEAPLEKVFVNIHKYGNTGSASIPIALHEAREAGRLTPGSITLLTVLGAGLTWGSVVIKW
- the fabD gene encoding ACP S-malonyltransferase, with protein sequence MGQDFYDSDSECRRMFEEADEILGDHISQVCFQGPEEKLKLTENTQPALLIHSIIALKRLRDHGINSVLAAGHSLGEFSALVCAGTLGFGDAVHLVRQRGRFMQEAVPVGVGAMAAIIGLPADQVQQLCLSASSGDAIVQPANLNSPEQIVIAGHKEPVEAVSEQAREQGAKKVVILPVSAPFHCKLMEPAAARLKAEMEKVEFKDAGIPVVTNVEAAPNTSGAKARELLFQQVCSPVRWAETMQVMVDRGIEAVVEVGSGKVLSGLMKRFNKDIRCYQVGDEESLAKTVAELK
- the fabG gene encoding 3-oxoacyl-[acyl-carrier-protein] reductase; this encodes MELKDKVALVTGGARGIGQVVGETLAKMGAHVVLADVNKDGAEQAAEAICKSGGSASAAQLNVSSVEDVQKVFDSISKEFKLLDILVNNAGITRDGLLMRMKEEDWDLVLSINLKGSFLCSQQAVKQMMKQKDGAIVNISSIVGVMGNLGQANYSASKAGLIGLTKTTAREVASRGIRVNAIAPGFIDTDMTRQLKDDVREQLIGQIPMARLGQPQDIADSVAFLVSDRARYITGQVINVNGGMLM
- the acpP gene encoding acyl carrier protein, producing the protein MSVEQKVKEIIVEQLNVDENQVNGTASFIDDLGADSLDTVELVMAFEEAFDIEIPDEEAEKIATVQNAIDYINSHTN
- the fabF gene encoding beta-ketoacyl-ACP synthase II — protein: MTRRVVVTGLGMLSPLGIGVDANWDAVCQGKSGIDYITRFNAQDFPVRIAGEVQGFDPADHIEPKEIKKMDTFIHYAVACCRFALKDSGFEITEANADRVGTLIGVGLGGLPAIEKYHEVYQNKGVRKITPFFIPMLIPNMASGQISIIFGTRGPNTCVVTACASGTHAIGDAYKMIRDGVVDAMIAGGSESVITPLAIGGFAAAKALSTRNDDPKGASRPFDKDRDGFVMGEGCGVLILEEMESAKKRGARIYAEVAGYALNSDAFHMTAPSKDGEGAARCMQLALDDAKMNPEEVDYINAHGTSTGADFTETTAIKSVFKDHARKLQISSTKSMTGHLLGAAGGVEAIFSVLAMHHGVIPPTINYTTPDPDCDLDYVPNEARQAKVRAALSNSFGFGGTNGVVIFKQPTD
- the rnc gene encoding ribonuclease III produces the protein MLSKERIDELAQLQKNLGYTFEDILLLNKALTHKSYVNEKSEAIKNNERFEFLGDSVLDMIVSHYMVKTFQDFSEGLLSKIRAAVVNEACLAGLAREVHLGDYLLLGRGEDLTGGRDKNSILANAFEAVAGAIYFDSNLETAYGILLPKLKKEIAQYAKTSRFRDFKSELQHFSQNTLNCIPFYKVVKESGPDHEKQFEVAVRTNGEEQGRGTGRSKKEAEQAAARNALERLNSDF
- a CDS encoding elongator complex protein 3, which translates into the protein MARKQRMIVPIFIPHQGCPYRCVFCNQDEISGAERSDDAERIEKAFATYLSAPNDCLPPHREAAFYGGTFTGLPAVRQEWLLSRVQEKVNAGRVQAIRLSTHADFIDDEKLSRLRRYSVKTVELGVQSTDTDVLNRSGRVNAYDSVPRAAKRIRQAGFSLGIQLMLGLPGDDEALFLKTVDDTIALQPDFVRIYPTLVLRGTRLYDLYEQGDYVPWTLERTVDVLAEGVRRFRQADIPVIRIGLHPEPSLLEGLVAGPHHPALRSLVDSRIALDELTALFDEAPSLPERVTVRVPPNRISHYTGHRKFNLSYLKSRYHLRDLVLRGQNGLTGIVLAT
- a CDS encoding antibiotic biosynthesis monooxygenase family protein, with the translated sequence MVTVGMNYKVISGKEEVFENAFNNVLKVMAEMEGHTKTGLYKDVNDPQQYLIVSEWNSEEAYNAFLNSDKFAGVVNWGKENILAGRPSHNVYRQ